A single window of Uloborus diversus isolate 005 chromosome 5, Udiv.v.3.1, whole genome shotgun sequence DNA harbors:
- the LOC129222339 gene encoding uncharacterized protein LOC129222339, producing MEEETEFDPLEKLTKKVKKPGVIYLNFIPRYMTVKKVREYFSEFGEVRRLFLKPEKRKKPGKPSKFFTEGWIEFTSKKTAKHVAECLNGVQVGGKKHTPFYDALWSIKYLKKFQWSQLNEKKAYEKARKEQRMRAEIAQVKREVNFYTKGVEKSKRQKVKDIPENEATSNVHLTKPRLIDTIGKESKSADERCSLLLRQVFGTN from the exons ATGGAGGAAGAAACAGAGTTCGATCCTTTAgagaaattaaccaaaaaagttaaaaagccCGGAGTTATCTATTTGAATTTCATTCCAAGATACATGACCGTTAAAAAAGTAAgagaatatttttctgaatttggAGAAGTGCGTCGTCTTTTTCTGAAACCTG agaaaagaaaaaagcctgGAAAACCTAGTAAATTTTTTACGGAAGGTTGGATTGAATTTACCAGCAAGAAAACAGCAAAACATGTGGCTGAATGCTTAAATGGTGTACAAGTTGGTGGTAAAAAGCATACACCTTTTTATGACGCTTTGTGGAGcataaaatatctgaaaaa GTTTCAGTGGAGTCAACTTAATGAAAAGAAAGCTTATGAAAAAGCTAGAAAGGAACAAAGAATGAGAGCAGAAATTGCACAAGTGAAAAGGGAAGTAAATTTTTATACCAAAGGTGTTGAAAAATCAAAGAGACAAAAAGTGAAGGATATTCCAGAAAATGAAGCTACAAGTAATGTCCATTTAACAAAACCACGTCTAATAGATACAATTGGCAAAGAGAGTAAATCTGCAGATGAAAGATGTTCTCTTTTACTTCGACAAGTATTTGGGACAAACTAA